In a single window of the Bactrocera dorsalis isolate Fly_Bdor chromosome 2, ASM2337382v1, whole genome shotgun sequence genome:
- the LOC105229872 gene encoding uncharacterized protein LOC105229872, with protein sequence MCDTFEVHNNPHNRSTSNNQASMNMRGFIVFCVFVVATTAAPQQGYHYAAQTAAGGQLQHMVSQPHVQFGVMTPKTADFLKDLQTVMAVQSANLAPNLELNTQPQLVGFNSEQYATVNSAGAAASAQASAGQSQARYLVPTLAGGNSVQQQPQQLIPQQYTQQQQIPQQLQFQQQQPQKHFQQQQQIVEPETVISKRFYLHAAPEDDEDEVQQRHVTVGKPRKNYNVVFIKSSDKSKPKASLKITPAVNEEKTVIYVLNKKQDAADIDTQVYEPVTTTAKPEVYFIKYKTAEEAAHAQQTIQSQYDALGGSTQVNNEGVAPVSSVIGSLDAAKQAEAEDAVASEVTQSASTIQADEQRSAQIPVVPAAGAQQLTAQPEEQLQIVEQSLSQAANTNNGYLPPSRYYFRQ encoded by the exons ATGTGTGATACCTTCGAGGTACATAACAACCCACACAATCGTTCAACCAGCAACAACCAAGCAAGCATGAACATGCGTGGATTTATT GTTTTTTGCGTCTTCGTTGTCGCCACCACCGCCGCACCACAGCAGGGATACCATTATGCCGCACAAACGGCTGCTGGTGGACAGTTGCAGCATATGGTGTCACAGCCGCATGTCCAGTTTGGTGTTATGACACCGAAAACTGCTGACTTTCTGAAGGATCTGCAAACCGTTATGGCCGTGCAATCAGCCAATTTGGCACCGAACTTAGAGCTCAACACCCAGCCACAATTAGTTGGCTTCAATAGCGAACAATACGCTACGGTTAATAGCGCTGGTGCTGCTGCTAGTGCGCAGGCTTCTGCAGGTCAATCGCAGGCACGCTACTTGGTCCCCACTTTAGCCGGTGGAAACTCTGTGCAGCAGCAGCCACAACAGCTAATTCCACAGCAGTACACTCAGCAGCAGCAAATACCACAACAGTTgcaattccaacaacaacaaccacaaaaacactttcaacaacaacagcaaatcgtTGAACCCGAAACCGTTATCTCGAAACGTTTCTACCTGCACGCCGCACCTGAAGACGATGAGGACGAAGTGCAACAGCGTCATGTGACCGTCGGTAAACCACGTAAAAACTATAATGTTGTCTTCATTAAGTCATCTGACAAGTCCAAACCGAAGGCGTCACTTAAAATCACGCCCGCCGTTAATGAAGAGAAGACTGTCATCTATGTGCTGAACAAGAAACAAGATGCGGCAGATATTGACACACAGGTATATGAGCCGGTCACCACCACGGCCAAGCCCGAAGTATATTTCATTAAGTACAAGACAGCCGAAGAGGCGGCACATGCGCAACAAACCATTCAATCACAATACGACGCCTTGGGTGGTTCGACACAAGTCAACAATGAAGGTGTCGCCCCGGTTAGCTCCGTCATTGGTTCTCTCGATGCGGCTAAGCAAGCAGAAGCCGAGGACGCCGTTGCCTCCGAGGTAACTCAATCAGCTTCTACCATCCAAGCTGATGAGCAGCGGTCCGCACAGATTCCAGTGGTGCCAGCTGCTGGCGCTCAACAATTAACCGCACAGCCTGAGGAACAGCTGCAGATTGTGGAGCAATCGCTGTCTCAGGCTGCCAACACAAATAATGGTTACTTGCCACCATCTAGATATTATTTCCGTCAATGA
- the LOC105229871 gene encoding uncharacterized protein LOC105229871, giving the protein MRGFIVLCLSAVAIAAPQGYNYNPASAGAGAGAIAHGNGGFGQFSQSSSSGGGFFGGSGLSGGVSGGVSGGHGGFFGHGGAGVQQQQAVVSKRFFIHTAPEDAEEQYQEKHITVGVPRKNYNVVFIKSPNRSQKKASIKITPAINEEKTVIYVLNKKTDGTDIDAQVLEQPAVTTKPEVFFIKYKTAEEAQHAQQEIQAQYDALGGSSQVTDEGVAPVSSVIGSLGGGDGAGAHAGAGAGAGVGIGGGIGGGIGGGIGGGAIGGHAGNNAYLPPNFK; this is encoded by the exons ATGCGTGGATTCATT GTTTTGTGTTTGTCCGCCGTGGCCATTGCCGCGCCACAAGGCTACAACTACAACCCAGCTTCCGCTGGTGCTGGTGCTGGTGCCATCGCACATGGAAATGGCGGTTTCGGTCAGTTCAGTCAGTCCTCTAGCTCTGGTGGCGGTTTCTTCGGCGGCAGCGGTCTTTCCGGTGGTGTTTCCGGTGGTGTTAGCGGTGGACATGGTGGTTTCTTTGGTCATGGTGGTGCTGGcgtgcaacaacagcaagctgTGGTGTCCAAACGTTTCTTCATCCATACCGCACCTGAAGATGCCGAAGAGCAATACCAAGAGAAACACATCACCGTCGGTGTGCCACGCAAGAACTACAATGTAGTCTTCATCAAATCACCAAACCGTTCGCAAAAGAAGGCCTCCATCAAGATCACACCCGCCATCAACGAAGAGAAGACCGTCATCTATGTGCTCAACAAGAAGACCGACGGCACCGATATCGACGCTCAAGTCTTGGAGCAGCCCGCTGTTACCACCAAACCCGAAGTGTTCTTCATCAAGTACAAGACCGCCGAGGAGGCTCAACATGCCCAACAGGAAATCCAAGCTCAATACGATGCGCTCGGCGGCAGCAGCCAGGTCACCGACGAGGGTGTCGCCCCAGTCAGCTCCGTTATCGGTTCATTGGGCGGCGGCGATGGTGCTGGTGCTCATGCTGGCGCTGGAGCTGGTGCTGGTGTCGGCATCGGTGGCGGTATTGGCGGTGGTATTGGTGGTGGTATTGGTGGTGGTGCCATCGGCGGACATGCCGGTAACAATGCATACTTGCCACCCAATTTCAAATAA
- the LOC105229925 gene encoding odorant receptor 82a, which produces MPEDLFRIQRNCLRVMGHQDIFDNNEASSSDEQKSKSKRQRRCFRHWQALKYVLLLLFMVSAQLPMMNYIIYHIDDLALATACLSIVFTNVLTVIKTSTFLTYKREFKSLMAEFESMYDELQEAGAKKCLVTVNVGAKRFVKLYFGACTSTGLYFTINPLVSMIWAKFQAKPIPLELPMPMRFPFDFESTPGYEFAYIYTVFITIVVVMHATSVDGLFVSFTTNLRGHFQALQYFIETNTFDKSEALLQRELGIYVQYHVRLLGLAQSVQRVFKPIIFGQFLMTSLQVCVIIYQLVMNMGVIMEMVVYCTFLSSILLQLLIYCYGAEFLKTESSAVSTAIQMSQWYNLPPRHRHVLRLMMLRSQREIIISAGFYEASLANFMSILKAAMSYITFIQSIE; this is translated from the exons ATGCCGGAGGATTTATTTAGGATACAACGCAATTGTCTGCGTGTAATGGGCCACCAAGACATCTTCGATAACAATGAAGCGTCGTCGAGCGATGAGCAAAAATCGAAGTCGAAGCGGCAGCGGCGGTGCTTTCGCCATTGGCAGGCATTGAAGTatgtgctattgttgttgtttatggtGTCGGCACAATTGCCAATGATGAATTACATTATTTATCATATCGACGATTTGGCATTGGCGACGGCTTGCCTCAGTATTGTCTTCACCAATGTGCTGACGGTCATCAAGACCTCAACATTTCTGACTTACAAGCGCGAGTTCAAAAGCCTAATGGCCGAGTTTGAAAGCATGTACGACGAAT TACAAGAAGCGGGTGCGAAAAAGTGTCTGGTGACAGTCAATGTGGGGGCAAAGAGATTTGTTAAACTGTACTTTGGTGCGTGCACGAGCACGGGCTTGTATTTCACAATAAACCCGTTGGTTAGCATGATTTGGGCGAAATTTCAAGCTAAGCCGATACCGCTGGAGTTACCAATGCCGATGAG GTTCCCCTTCGATTTCGAGTCTACACCAGGCTATGAATTCGCCTATATCTACACCGTATTCATCACCATAGTAGTGGTGATGCATGCAACATCTGTGGATGGTCTCTTTGTTTCGTTCACCACAAATCTGCGTGGTCATTTTCAAGCTTTGCAGTATTTCATCGAGACAAATACATTCGACAAATCCGAAGCGCTCCTACAGCGGGAGCTTGGCATCTACGTGCAGTACCACGTACGACTGTTGGGGCTCGCGCAGAGCGTGCAGCGCGTATTCAAGCCAATAATTTTCGGACAATTTCTGATGACATCGCTGCAAGTGTGTGTCATCATTTATCAGCTGGTGATG AATATGGGCGTAATCATGGAGATGGTGGTCTATTGTACGTTTCTCAGCTCAATTCTGCTGCAATTGCTGATTTACTGTTATGGCGCCGAGTTTCTCAAAACTGAG AGCTCTGCCGTGAGTACGGCCATTCAGATGTCGCAATGGTATAATTTACCGCCTCGTCATCGCCACGTTCTGCGTCTGATGATGCTACGTTCACAGCGTGAGATCATTATTAGCGCCGGCTTCTACGAGGCTTCGCTGGCCAATTTCATGAGC ATTTTGAAGGCCGCCATGTCATACATCACTTTCATACAATCCATTGAGTAG
- the LOC105229924 gene encoding putative ankyrin repeat protein RF_0381, translating into MQKRESESKNSDISEGNEKFAIEENDKLCADAPNGYCENDKEIARNVADIIKMEVDGEKQAYDCDISPDNEDEHTSGDNLLGDEKTVGNIGENCVVPCDTAFNVRVVEEKLNSVCLDWNLLDVIEVYKIEKYHRRRGWEQVAWVGYAPTTIENLAESFTYRLRIKGQRFSESLGLFEDVKVSPEFLVTTLAPQPTALCLHRAIKKGQQFLVKRILRRRPSLLDYPGPNSYLPLANAIMSGEHCVTDVLLSHGASVHTGNPLNGRTPLQLAFYHGRLAVARILLNRKAQLEATDINGMTACHFAVDANQLELLRFALENGANVNATDACGWSLLSRAVVMGADACILKLLLTYGADAKSVDKLGKTCVDLAHIYKNDIASDYLVKALRPK; encoded by the exons ATGCAAAAACGGGAAAGCGAAAGTAAAAACAGTGACATTTCagaaggaaatgaaaaatttgcaattgaagaaaatgataaattatgCGCTGATGCGCCAAATGGATACTGTGAAAATGATAAAGAAATTGCAAGAAATGTGGCagatataataaaaatggaaGTTGATGGCGAAAAGCAAGCTTATGATTGCGATATTAGCCCTGACAACGAGGACGAACACACTAGTGGGGATAATTTACTTGGAGACGAGAAAACTGTTGGGAATATTGGAGAAAACTGTGTTGTGCCTTGTGACACAGCCTTCAATGTACGGGTCGTGGAGGAGAAACTGAATAGTGTGTGCCTCGACTGGAATTTATTGGACGTCATCGAGGtatataaaatcgaaaaatatcaCCGACGACGCGGCTGGGAGCAAGTCGCTTG ggTAGGCTATGCACCTACGACCATCGAAAATTTAGCCGAGAGCTTCACATATCGTTTGCGCATCAAGGGACAGCGCTTCTCGGAGTCACTCGGTCTGTTTGAGGATGTCAAAGTGTCACCAGAGTTTTTG GTTACTACTTTGGCACCACAGCCTACTGCGCTGTGTCTACACCGCGCCATCAAGAAAGGTCAACAGTTTTTGGTTAAGCGTATACTACGGCGACGACCCAGCTTGTTAGACTATCCCGGTCCGAATAGTTACTTGCCTCTGGCGAATGCCATTATGAGCGGTGAGCATTGTGTCACCGATGTGCTGCTGAGCCATGGCGCTAGTGTACATACCGGCAATCCGCTTAATGGACGCACTCCACTGCAG CTCGCTTTCTACCATGGGCGCTTGGCCGTCGCACGCATTCTGCTAAATCGTAAGGCACAGCTTGAAGCAACTGACATTAATGGCATGACTGCTTGTCACTTTGCCGTCGACGCTAATCAATTGGAGCTGCTTAGATTTGCGCTGGAAAACGGTGCCAATGTGAATGCAACGGATGCTTGCGGCTGGTCATTGCTGTCACGTGCAG TTGTTATGGGCGCTGACGCTTGTATTCTGAAGCTGCTGCTGACATACGGTGCGGATGCCAAGTCCGTGGATAAACTGGGCAAGACTTGCGTGGATTTGGCGCACATATACAAGAACGACATAGCGAGTGATTATCTGGTGAAGGCCTTGCGGCCTAAGTGA